A genome region from Gossypium hirsutum isolate 1008001.06 chromosome A04, Gossypium_hirsutum_v2.1, whole genome shotgun sequence includes the following:
- the LOC121227898 gene encoding pentatricopeptide repeat-containing protein At2g41720-like, with protein MTTLSHLLPIKFPLNSPTSTHSTTSKSLILCKKRNNDTAFEEHKSGFVDYDKVSTQVSGLRKAHIPKRYRLRVEGDRFQKDWTISAVVDRVMELSHWENVEPVLNRWVGRSARKNFPFLIKGSSGCSYWCSSRSISRYPLKYLHYCAK; from the exons ATGACCACTCTGTCCCATCTGCTCCCTATCAAATTCCCTCTCAACTCGCCAACTTCCACTCACTCCACTACCTCCAAATCCCTTATCCTTTGCAAGAAACGCAATAACGACACTGCGTTTGAGGAACATAAATCCGGGTTCGTAGACTACGACAAGGTTTCCACTCAGGTGAGTGGACTTAGGAAGGCCCATATCCCTAAACGGTATCGTTTGCGTGTAGAAGGCGACCGCTTCCAGAAGGACTGGACCATATCTGCGGTGGTCGACCGAGTTATGGAGCTCAGTCATTGGGAAAATGTCGAACCGGTACTGAACCGGTGGGTTGGCCGTTCTGCTAGGAAAAATTTCCCCTTCCTCATTAAG GGCTCATCAGGCTGTAGCTACTGGTGCAGCTCGCGAAGCATCTCCCGCTATCCTCTGAAGTACCTCCACTATTGTGCGAAGTAA
- the LOC107948669 gene encoding indole-3-acetic acid-amido synthetase GH3.17, which yields MYLLFSNPDFDTPSGLKARMFSSSYLSSPTFKTTVCKYVTTPIEIILSLNKPQSMYCQLLIGLIRRHEVLRIGTIFASTFPNCIKFLQDHRKDICSDIRTGHLSDWITEQDCRTPMSSFLLEPNSELADLLEPIFENESWEGIITKLWPKAKYIDAIVTGSMSQYIGLIDYYSGRLPIISTFYNSSEACFGINMEPLNKPWDVSYTFLPNMAYFEFIPVDKESPQKAQKLHFNGVSNEESIEKLENGNAQIVDLVDVKIGQCYEVVVTTLAGLYRYRVGDILKVTGFHNKSPKFQFVERQNVALSIDRDKTSEADLSKAIKAAEIELEPRGFLLTAYSSFADTWSIPGRYVLFWELKLRDSNIDQLKLDSNTMEQCCRRVEESLDFTYKLFRKMNLIGPLEIRVVKFGAFDELMNFCVSRGAAPLQYKTPCCLKIKEAIEILDSRVVGKFFSNGNLA from the exons ATGTACCTTTTATTCAGTAACCCAGATTTCGACACTCCATCTGGTTTAAAAGCAAGAATGTTCTCATCTAGCTACTTATCAAGCCCCACCTTCAAAACCACTGTCTGTAAATATGTCACCACTCCAATTGAAATCATCCTGTCTTTAAACAAGCCCCAAAGCATGTATTGTCAGTTACTCATCGGCCTAATCCGACGACACGAGGTTCTCCGTATCGGTACTATCTTCGCTTCGACTTTTCCCAATTGCATCAAGTTCTTGCAAGATCATAGGAAGGACATTTGCTCCGACATCCGAACCGGCCATCTCAGCGATTGGATCACCGAACAGGATTGTAGAACTCCCATGTCGTCGTTCCTTTTAGAACCTAATTCGGAATTAGCCGATTTACTCGAACCGATATTCGAGAACGAATCGTGGGAAGGGATAATCACGAAACTTTGGCCTAAAGCAAAGTATATCGATGCCATTGTTACGGGTTCGATGAGTCAATACATTGGTTTAATTGATTATTATAGTGGAAGGTTGCCTATAATTTCAACGTTTTATAATTCTTCAGAAGCATGTTTTGGGATCAATATGGAACCTTTAAACAAGCCTTGGGATGTTTCCTACACATTTCTTCCAAATATGGCTTATTTTGAGTTCATCCCTGTGGATAAAGAGAGCCCACAAAAGGCTCAAAAGCTTCATTTTAATGGCGTCTCTAATGAAGAATCCATTGAAAAGTTGGAGAATGGCAATGCTCAAATTGTTGATCTTGTTGATGTGAAGATCGGTCAGTGTTACGAAGTTGTGGTCACAACTTTGGCAG GTTTATATCGATACAGAGTTGGAGATATTCTAAAGGTAACTGGTTTCCACAACAAATCTCCGAAATTCCAATTTGTGGAACGACAAAACGTGGCTTTGAGCATCGACAGGGACAAAACAAGTGAAGCCGATCTCAGCAAGGCTATCAAAGCTGCCGAAATCGAACTCGAACCCCGCGGTTTTCTTTTGACGGCATACAGTAGCTTTGCCGACACATGGTCCATACCGGGTCGATATGTACTGTTCTGGGAGCTAAAGCTGAGAGATAGCAACATTGATCAGCTAAAACTCGACTCTAATACGATGGAACAATGCTGCCGTAGAGTCGAAGAATCGCTCGATTTCACTTACAAGTTGTTTAGGAAGATGAATTTGATCGGACCGTTGGAGATCAGGGTGGTGAAATTCGGAGCAtttgatgaattgatgaatttcTGTGTATCGAGGGGTGCTGCACCTCTCCAATACAAGACACCTTGTTGCCTTAAAATTAAGGAAGCCATTGAAATACTGGATTCCAGGGTTGTTGGGAAGTTCTTCAGCAATGGAAATCTTGCATGA